TAGTCAATATCAATCAAACAATTCAACCCAAGGAACAAGTAAATTGTGCTTTAGAATATCAAGGATCTTTACAGGAATTTGCAAAATGCAGTGATGAGGCTTTTGAATATATTTATAAGCCTTATGCATATATGACTTCTAACATGGTATTTGTTCCGGGAAATGCTGGTTGGTATCCTATGGAACATGCAATATATAATTATATTCCTCGAAAGAAATGGCTTTACCCAGGACGGGAGATAAGACCGCGAAAATTTAATTCAAATATAAAATCAAAATTTCCTATTGTGGAAGATCAAAATATTATATATGGCTACAAAAATATGGAGAAATCTGTCTATGGTGGAGTTGAGTATTATTACCTTTCAATTCACAAAGAATCAGTTAAAAAACTGCATCAATATATAAAAAATGAAGTAAAACTTTTAAATGAATTAGTCCCTTTACCAAGAATTCAAGTTTTTGAGGTGCCACAGAACAGTTTTTTAGCAGGTTTGGAGCAAAATTTGAATGTTGAAAATGGCTATGGTCGAATAATGATAAGTGAAAATTTGTTTATTAAGGCTGGAACGAATAATCTTTTAGAGATGGATAAACACAATTTAGATTGGGCTGTTTTTTCAGGTTGGTTCAACTTATCTGATGAGGGATTTAATCAAAACATGGATAGTAATTTAGTTAAAGAAGGTTATATATCTGACACGTTGCCAGGTATAAGGTTAGGTCCACCTATGCTTGCACTTAGTATAAAGTATTTGTTTGATTATATTTATGAGCAAAAGTATAACCCACACTTTGATGAAAAGGAATTTATAGAAAATGTAAAGAGAAATTTTGGTGGGGATGCTTCAGAGCCAATTGTTGCGCTTATAAAAAAATATAAGGAAAATGATATTGAGAAGACAAAGATATTTTTAAGGGAACTTATGAATAGTGAAAAGCAGCAAAAATTGAATGTAGAAGATTTGATAGAACTTTTGTCTCATTAATATTAATATTGTTATTGATAAGAAAAGCGAGGGAATATGCGTTATGTTTTATAAGCTTTACCTTTACTACAAGATAAACAAGAATATAAATGTTTTTATTATGCCAGTTGTTTTTTTATTTGTAAACATAACTGTTTTGCTCACTGCAAAGCAATTAGAAGATACTAACTTTGGGGTTGCCTTTTTCATATTTGGACTGATAATGTTTGCAAGTGTTTTTACCAGAATATTAACAACCGAGTTTTCAGCGGGATATTGGGAAATTATGTCAAGCTACCCGGAAAAGAAAATTTACATTTTTCTATTTAAATATTTGCTTGCTCTGCTGTTTTGTCTCATTCCAATGATAAGCTGTTTTATGTTATCTTTTGTTATTAGAGGAGGCAATTATAAAGGTGAACATAGTTTATTTTTGTTTGCGGTTAGCACTTTTATAGATTGTTTATTCATTGGGAATGTGACAAGTTTTATTTCCTTACTCATTCGTAATTATGAACTATCATTAATTGCAAGTTTAATAGTAGTTTTAATACTGCTAAGAATAAATATTTCTATTTTGCTGTCAATGACACTTTTCTCTTTATTAGCTTTATTGTTCTTAATTCTTTCAATAAAGATATATACACAGGGGGATAAGATTATAAATGAAAATTGAAATTCGCAATTTATCAAAAACGTATGGTGAACTGTTAGCATTAGATAATTTGAATATCACTATTGAGGGCGGAATGTATGGTCTTTTGGGACCAAATGGAGCTGGCAAAACCACTTTGATGAAAATTATGGCAACAGTCTTAAAGCCTACAAGTGGAACAGTTTTTTATGATGGATATGATGTTACAAAAAATCCAATAGAGATAAGGCAAATTATTGGTTATCTTCCCCAGGAGTATGGTTTGTACGGGGATGTAACTGTAATAGATTTTTTGTATTTTGTTGGTGCATTAAAAGGTATATCGCGAACAGAAATAAAGAAACAGGCTGATCAAATATTGGAGATTGTAAATTTAGGAGATAAAAGATTTTCAAAAATTAAAACTCTATCTGGAGGGATGAAGCAACGTTTAGGAATAGCTCAAGCTTTTTTAGGGAATCCAGAGGTAATAATTGTGGATGAACCGACTGCTGGATTAGACCCTGAAGAAAGAATAAGATTCCGCAATATCTTAGCTGAACTTAGTTTAGGCAAAACAGTAATTTTGTCTACACACATTATATCTGATATTGAAGATACTTGTAACATACTCAGCGTTCTAAATAAAGGCAAAATTCTTTATCAAGGTAATCTTGAAGGTTTAAGTGAATATTCACGTGGGAATGTTTGGGAAATTGAAATGCAACCTGAGTGTTATAATGAGATAAGAGAAAAATATCAAATATTAAACGTGAAAAGGAATGATACAGGACTTAGTGTTCGTTTTATTAGTTCTAAAGAAATAGAGGGTAGTAAGCCAGTAGAACCTTCATTGGAATTAGGTTATTATTGCTTGTTAAATAAAGTTAAAGGAGAATAAATAATGTCTTTAAGGAATATTACTGATATACCTATATATTAAAATTTTGAGAGACTAATTAAGATAGTACTTATACATTTGGTTCATGAGTTATTAATTCCATTCATAAGCAAAAGAAAATTTTTACCTTCTAGGGACAATAAATAATTTTGTGTTGAGTAAAGCCTCCTTTTTAGTAAGAATTTTACATAAAGCATAGATTACCAAAAAGGAGGCTTTTTGCCTTGGTTTAAAAGTGTTTTAACATAAGAATTTTGTTTGAGTTCTAAAAAACGCTACAAATAAAAAATATTTCAATGATAGAAAATTAATAATATTAGAAGATTTCTTATTTCTGCAGTTTCAAAAACTTTAGTTTCTTTTCAATCTGTTCCCATTTAATTTTAGCTTCTTTTCTATTGCTAATTTTTGAAATATCAAAACTTTTAATTAATTTTAAATCATTTTTTAAAACCAGTAATTGGTTAACAACTTTACTCACTGAAATTTGATTTTTCTCTATTATTTAATAGCAATATTTGAAGTTGATAAATTTTATCTTCATAACCTGAAATAAAAAATGCAACATTAAAAAATGAAAAATCTCTGCCATTTTTACTTTCAAAACAATTATCTGCGATTTTTAACAAAGAAAACATTCTTCCGATGCTCTTCTGAAGAACACTCAAATATCCAATTGTTGTCATATTAAATTCGGAACTATTTTGGACATCTACTATAAATTGGTTGGTTATAGTTAAACTTCGGTTAATTTCAGATAAGAAAGTTTGAGATAAATCTTCTTTAATTTCTTTCAATGTTCTGTTATAAATATAAAGCTTGGCAACTGTCAATAAGTTACTTATAATAAGAAGTAAAATTAATAATACGATTATATAGCATCTCTTTCTCTCGATATTTCCAAAGTTCATGTTTTAACATTTCTCCCTTTTGAAAAATTATTTACAAATGTACGGCAGAGAAATAGTATATGTTTTTACTCCTCCATAAGTATAATCCATCATATTTGATATATCATAGGTAAATTTTACATTAAAATATTTTGTGCCTGGATTAGGTAATTTGTTTATTATGTCTTGATTTATTCGATATTCTAATTCTCTGAAACTTTTTATCCCCTTCTTAACTTTGTAAACCAGACAAGCTATTATTTGAAACAAATTAAATTTCCTTGGGCGTCCTCTTCTATTGTGCTTTATTCTCCTTGACAGAGCTTCAGCAACCTTTTTCACTACAAAAAGTAGCTTTAAAAATTTCTTATTTTGTGCTTTAATATTCATATGTATCTTTTTCCCCCTCTCTCAATATACCTTAGATTTTCTCAAAATATCTCGCGATTTCTTTAAATTTCGCTATCGAAACAAATAATTTCGTTCTTGATATTGTTATTATTGCTCGTATAATGGGATATAAATTAGCAGCAAATGATACTCTTTATAGTTTTTATGGTTGTCGACCTGAAAAAGAATGGTATAAAAATTACAAGCAAGGGTATGGTATATTA
The sequence above is drawn from the Caldicellulosiruptor bescii DSM 6725 genome and encodes:
- a CDS encoding ABC transporter ATP-binding protein, coding for MKIEIRNLSKTYGELLALDNLNITIEGGMYGLLGPNGAGKTTLMKIMATVLKPTSGTVFYDGYDVTKNPIEIRQIIGYLPQEYGLYGDVTVIDFLYFVGALKGISRTEIKKQADQILEIVNLGDKRFSKIKTLSGGMKQRLGIAQAFLGNPEVIIVDEPTAGLDPEERIRFRNILAELSLGKTVILSTHIISDIEDTCNILSVLNKGKILYQGNLEGLSEYSRGNVWEIEMQPECYNEIREKYQILNVKRNDTGLSVRFISSKEIEGSKPVEPSLELGYYCLLNKVKGE